The genomic window ATCTACGAGAACGAGGTCGTTCGACGGGTGCTACGCAACGCCGTCGACTGGGCCGCTCCGACGGAGGGCTCGCCACGGACGTTCGGCGAGCGCGCGTGAGCGCGCTTACAGTTCCTGCCGGCCTTCGTCGGTGACGACGCTCTCGAGCAGTTCGACCGGCGTCGCGTCGTAGGCGGGGTTCTCGACGTCGAACCCGTCGGCGGGCTCGGGCATGACCTCGCTGCCCGGCCGGAACTCGTTCTCGAAGACGAACCCCTCGCTGACGATCTTCGAGGCCGAGCCGAGGACGGTGACCGGTACGTCGAGTTGGGCGGCCGTCGCCGCGATCGGGAACGTCCCGACGCGGTTGTACAGCGTGTCGTCGACGATACAGTCCATGCCGACGATGACCCGGTCACACTCCTCGAGGTAGAGCCCGTGGGCGCTGTCGGTGATCAGTGTCGTCTCGACGCCCTCGAGGTCGGCGAGCGTCCGGGCGGTCTTGCGTCCGATGTACCGCGGCCGGGCCTCGGTGACGTAGACCTCGAACGTCTTGCCGGCCGCAGTCGCCTGCTCGAGGGCCTGGATTACCGTCGAAGAGTAGTCATGAGTCAAGATCGTCGCGCCGTCCTCGAGGGCCTCGGCGGCGTTTTCGGCCGCCAGCCGCTTGCCGGACTCGATTCGCGAGACGACCTCGTCGATCTTCTCGCTGGTGAGCCGCCGGGCCGCCTCGACGGTGTCGGGATCGGCGTCGGTCACGTCGCCGACGACCTCCCGCACGGCGTTTTGCAGCGAGGCGTGAGAGGGGTTCGCCCGCCGGAGCACGGAGCCGTTGCGCTCGAGTGCACGGGTGTACTCCTCGACGGTGGCAAAGTCCCGCTCGACTAACTCCTCGAGGGCCTGGGCCGCGTGGACCGCAACCACCGAGGAGCTGTGCGTCTGCATCTCCCGAATTTCCTCGGCCGTCTCGTCGATCATACTCTGATGGTTTCCGGTCAGCGCAAAAGGTGTTCCGGGTGCTCTCAGCGGTCCCGTCGCGCGGTCGCCGGCCTCCGCCGCCGTCGTTACGCGTCGCCGTCGAATTCGAATAGCCGCTGCAACTCGCTCTCGATTCGGTCGACGAGTTCCGCGAGGACGGCATCGAACTGCTCGTGGTCGGCCACCGCACCGACTCGCTCCTGCGGGTTCTCGGGGAGTTCGACGCGGAACTCGCCGTTCCCCTCGTAGAACGGCTCGCTCTCGCTCAGCACCTGCCGGTCGATCGCCTTGAGAACCGTCGAGTCGTATTGGCCGTGGAGTTGCTGGTAGGCCGACGAGTAGGCCTCCTCGAGTTCCTCGAAGTAGTAGACGTATTTCTCCTCGAACTTCTCGGGGTCGAACTCGGTCATAGACCGTCCGTCGGCGCGCGGCCGGGTAAACGGTTCGGGACGCCGCCGTCTCCCCACAGTCTCGCCGCCGCCCGCACGCTTACGTTCTCGAGGCCCCTAGGACCGCCGATGACAGTCACCGTCCGGTACACCTGTCCCCACTGCGGAGCCGTCGTGAGCCTCGAGCGCCCGCCGGATCTGGCGGACCGGTCGGTGACGACGGTCAGCCAGCCGGGCTGGGAGTACGCCGCCCCGGACGATCCGGACCGCGAGTCGGCCGACGGGATCGAGTTCATCTGCGGCGAGGACGGCACCGTCACCGACCTCGAGGGCGAGCCGCTCGAGGGCTGTGGCCGGCCGTTCTACCTCAATTTCGTGCGCTACGAACAGGGGGTCGAACTCGATCCCGATCCCCCGACCTACGGCGGGCCGCGGTTCGATTTCAACGCGTAGCTCTGCTTTCGGTCCGTGCCAGATCACTGAAGTTGACTGGACCGCGAGCACCGAGGAGTAGAAACAGGCATTAGGATACCACTTCAGGTCGGCGTATGGGAGGGAGCTACTCGACGAGGACGCTCTTTTTCGCCGACGAGATGCCGGATGGCGAGCCGTTCGTCCGCCGGACCGTCGAGCGACTTCGCGAGAACGGTCTTGATACAGACACCGCGCTCGACGACGCTGCCGCCGACATCGCGACAGGGAACGGCGGGAGTATCGAAGTTCGACTCGACGACTATCCCATCGAGGTTCGGTTCGATTTCGAGGCATCAGCCGAGGCGCCGGACACGGTACTGTGGCTTGACGGGCCGGATGAATCCGCATTCGAAGAGTATGATGTCCCGCTTGATACGGCCCGCGACCGCGCAGATCGGCTCGCCGATGCGATTGCGGACCTTGCCGTCGAGATCGACCCGTGGCTCGCCGTCGGATGGATCCCCTATCCCCATCAGGACGTCCATCCGTATCCGGAGGGGTATCCGCCGAAGACCCGCCTTGAGCGGCTGGGGTGGGTAACGGTGTTCGGTGAGCCGTTTCACGAGCAGTTTGGGGGTCGTGAGCGGCTACTCGAGGCACCGGCGCGGAACGTCTGCGACCTCGAAAACGGTGCCGTACTCGTCCGCGAGTCGACGATACCGGGGACTGATCGCAGTGACACGGACTCTGGACCCGCTCCGTCGACGGACGACTACCTCTTCGGGGGCGAATCACTCGCGGAGCTACGCGCCGAAATCGAACGTCAACGGCGCACGTACGTGGACCCGTTTCGCGACCTCGAGGAGGGCGAATTGGCCAGCGACATCGTGATGTGCGAAGACCACGCACCCTTCGAGTTCGAGGGGATGGACGATCCGTCGTTCCCCGACGATCTCGACAGGGGCGATCGATGTCACGTACTCTGTGTTCGTCGCGACGGCGACACGCTCTGGGAAGGGAACAACGGCGAGTTCGTTCGTCGGTTGGTCGATGTGGACGGCCGTCCCATCGGGGAAATGCCCGACGGCGTTCCGGACCACCGAGAGATGATCTCGCTCGTGATTTCGACCGAGTACGATGGCGCTTCGTCGCTAGATCTGTACCGCATGGACAGTCCCGAAGATCCGAGCGTCGTCGGTGGTCTCCTCGGCCTCGAACGCGCTTCCGACGGCGAGAGCATCTGGCAGGACAGGAACGAGCCCGTCACGCGGGACTGATCGTCGGTTCGCCATTGAAGCGGACAGCTGCGTCGGCCGAACGGGTTCGAACACAACCCTTTTCGACGCTGGCAAGTAGCTAGTGACATGGACGAAGACGCCGTTCGCGACCATCTCCGTGCGGTCGAGGATCCGGAACTCGGCGACGATATCGTGTCGCTCGGGCTCGTCAACGACATCACCGTCGACGGCGAGCAGGTCGACATCGACCTCGCGCTGGGGGCTCCCTACTCGCCGACCGAGAGCGACATCGCCGCGGAGGTCCGCGAGGTCCTGACCGCCGAGGGCCTCGAGCCGGACCTGACCGCGAGCGTCCCCGATCGCGACGATCTGACCAGCGAGGAACAGGTGCTGCCGAACGTCAAGAACGTCATCGCCGTCGCCTCCGGGAAGGGCGGCGTCGGCAAGTCGACCGTTGCGGTCAACCTCGCGGCCGGCCTCTCGCAGCTCGGCGCGCGCGTCGGCCTCTTCGATGCCGACGTCTACGGGCCGAACGTCCCGCGGATGGTCGACGCCGACGAGCCGCCGATGGCGACGGAGGACGAAACCCTCGTTCCCCCCGAGAAGTACGGCGTGAAGCTGATGAGCATGGCCTTCCTCACCGGCGAGGACGACCCCGTCATCTGGCGCGGTCCGATGGTCCACAAAGTCATCACCCAGTTGACCGAGGACGTCGAGTGGGGCCATCTGGACTACCTCGTCGTCGACCTTCCGCCGGGGACCGGCGACACCCAGCTGACGATGCTCCAGACGATGCCCGTCACCGGCGCGGTCATCGTCACGACGCCACAGGACGTCGCGCTCGACGACGCCCGCAAGGGCCTCGAGATGTTCGCCAAACACGATACCGTCGTGCTCGGCATCGCCGAGAACATGTCGACGTTCGCCTGCCCCGACTGCGGCGGCGAACACGACATCTTCGGCTCCGGCGGCGGCGAGGAGTTCGCCGACGAACACGAACTGCCCTTCCTCGGCTCGATCCCGCTCGATCCGGCCGTCCGCGAGGGCGGCGACGGCGGCAAGCCGACGGTCCTCAAGGACGCGGACGGGACCAGCGACGCCCTGCGCACGATCACCGAGAACGTCGCCAACAACACCGGGATCGTCCACCGGCAAGGGATCTCCCAGACCCGGCGCAGCGAGGCCGCCTCGCCCGACCGATGAGTTCCGGCCGCGACGACGGCGGGGAGGGAACCGCCGCCGACAACGACGACGGGTTCGACCCCGATCCCGAGCGCGTCAAGCGCCTCCGCGAGATCGCCGATGACGTTCGCGGCGACACCAGCGAGAGCAAACAGCTCGCCAACATCCTGTACCGAACGAGCGACCTCTACGACGAGACCGAGGAGACCTCGCCCGAGGAGATCGTCCGCAACGTGAAGTTCATTCTCGAGGTCAACGAGCGCGGCGGTCTCGGCCGCTGAGCTCGCCATCGAGTCGTCCCCCACCTTTTCGGGCGGCGGACCGAGAGCCAGCGGGAGCGCGTCGCTTTTGGGGCTGCCACGCGAGAAACGAGTGTGGACGCGAATCAACGGTCTCGAGCGAACCCCTACGGCATGGACGAGGAGTGTACGAACTGTCCGGCGCTCTGTGAGACGCGCACGCAGGTCGTCCACGGCTACGGCGACGTCGGCGCTGACTTCCTGTTCGTCGGCGAGCGCCCGACGGCGCGGGCGGACGAGACCGGCATCCCCTTCGCCGGCGAGGGTGGCAGCGACGGCGACGGCGGGTTGCGACGGATGCTCGAGCGGCTGGGCCTCTGTGACGTGACCGCGCCGGCCCAGGAACCCGAACTCGAGAACGTCTACCTGACGAACCTCACCCGCTGTCGGGACCCTGACCGGCAGCCGACCGACGAGGAGATCGGCAACTGCGAACCCTATCTCAGCGCCGAGATTCGGATGATCAACCCCGAGATCCTCGTTCCCGTCGGCGAGCGGGCGCTGACGGAACTCGGCGTCGAGTACACGACGACGCCGGTCGAGGATCTCGCGCTGCCCGACGATCACGCCGAACGGATTCGGGGTCGCGGGTTCGAACTCGTCCCCATGATCGAGCCGCGCGAGCAGACGGACGACCAGACCCAAGCGTGGCTCGAGGCCTTCGCGGAGCTGATGGCGACGGACTATCGGCAGACGAAGGGCCGGCGGGGACGATAGGTGACTGCGATACCTGCGACTGCAGGTGACTACCAGTAGGCGTTCTCGAGCCAGCGTTTCGATCGGGCACCGACGAGGGTCAACGCGCCGACGACGAGGACCACGACGGCGAGCACGCCGATCGTGGACGCGAAGTACTCGCCGGAGGTATTGGTCAGGTAGCCGCTGCCGAATCCGTAGACGCCGAGGGCTGCGAGCGCGACGATCACGAGCGTCCCGAGCAGGCCGGCGATCGATCGTTCGTCCATACCGGACCGGAGACGCTACTCCATTATAATTCGTCGCCATCCCGTCGCTCGTTCGGCCACTCGATCCGCGGAAGCGCCGCGTTCAAGGACCGTGCGCTCGAGTATCGAGTATGATCGTCGTCGTTCCGGTCGATCCGCCGCGAGACGGGCTCGTTCTCTCGTCGCTCGTCGACCAGACGCCGCTGACCGACGCCGAGGCGCGCTCGCTCTACGAGGCCGCCGTCGCCGATGTCCTGTGGGCCGTCGCAGGGAGCGGCGGCGACCTTCTGCTCAATTATCGCGACGCCGAGACCCTGCCGGAGGCACACGCCGACGGCGACGCCGAAGCCGAGGTTCGGGCGCTCGCCCTCGACGCGCTCGGCGGCGATGCAGAGGTCCGCTTCGAACGGCAGGTCGGCTCGAGCCGGTCGGCTCGCGTCGGCAACACCGTCACGCACCTGCTCGAGCAGGAAGGGGCCCAGAGCGTGGGGGTGCTCGAGCCCACGGTGCCGCTGGTCAACCGGACGGAGATCGACGGGGCGGCGATGTCGCTGCGCCGCCACGAGGTCGTCCTCGGCCCGTCCGACGAGGGGAGCGTCTATTTCGCGGGCTTTTCGGACCCGATCGATTTCGCCGACGCGTACGCCACGCCGGCGCTCTCGACGCTGAGCCGCCGCGCGAGCGAGGGCGGTCTCGGCGTCGGGTTCGCGCCCACGCTCCCGACCGTGGCGACCCCGGCCGGGCTCCGAGCGACCGTCGCCGGACTCGAGGCCCGGCAGGCGGCCAAGCGACCGGGCGCGGAAGCGACGGCGGCGCTCGTGGACGAACTCGGGCTGACGGTCGGGGACGACGGCAGCCTCGAGCGCGAATAGACCGACAACCCTTTTTGAACGTGTGGCAAAGCGGGAGGTGAGGTGGGGTGGCAGAGCGGCCCAACGCGCCTGCCTTGAGAGCAGGTGGCTGTCAAGCCTCATGGGTTCAAATCCCATCCCCACCGCTTCCTTGCGATTTTGGTGAAACCGATCACCAACTTGTCAATCCTCGAGTCGCTCTCACCCAGATAAGATTGATCCACGGTGATAAATCTCCGCCACGGTGGTCCAAGGCTAATCGAAGTAGGATTGAATCTCAAACCTCGCTACGGTTACAGCATCGGGAGGGATTCTTACCGCATTCCCCGCAAGCAACCGCCTTGTAGTAGTGCTACCCACCCCAGATACGGTATGAAAGTGGAACGACTTCACCTTGGTATTCCACCACATTATCTTTTATAAGGGATCAAGAACAGTAGCATCTATTGATGAAGTAGGTTGGTGAGATGGATCACATTGGTACTCCAATACAGGTAGTAGAAAAAATTCAGGTTCACAAAACCCTCTCCCCACACAAGGTGGGGATTCGGGTTTTACGAAAGAACGTAAGAATAGCACCTCCACCTACGGAGCACTCCTAAAACGGTGTTGGTTGGGAAGAAAGCATAATCCTGTGAAACTCCCCTCCGCATTCAACTGGATCTGTCTTTCAATCCTTTATAAGTATCAAATTCAGTCTTACTTGATGTAGGAGTTAGAAGAACTTCTACAAAGCAAACCATTATCGATATCAACCGAAATATCGAATGTATTATCGTCAGACATGGGATAAGCGGGTGAGACTATCTGTTCCTTATCACTCGCTTGTCAGTTCTTTTACTTTTGTAGCTGCTTTTCTCCAATCTACACTGTATTTCTCGGCAAGGTGCTTGAATCGAGGGAGATCGTGATTGTATACACGTTCACCATTGTGGTCCATGATATCTCTCACCTGAATCCTATCTTCATACTCTTCTGGCCGCTCTATTGTCCTATTTTGAGCAACTAAAATAGAGCCAAGAGCAAGCGCCTCAAGCCCGCCAAACCTATTGAAGCCTCTTCCATCCAACTGTTGAACCAAACGTTTCACATCGTCTTTGAGGCGGGTAGAAAGGTGGAGTGAGTCACACAACGACTCTGCAAGTTTCACCTTATCAGCGTTTGATCTTTTACCAGTATCATCATTGTAGTAGCCATGCTGATGTTTCCAAAGTCGACTATATTTTGCTGAGTCTTTGGCTTGATCGGCATGAAACGTCGTTCGTTGCTGTCCTTGGGCTGCATGCCGATTTTTCGGTCTATCTTGATCTTTTAAGGCTTCACCGCTGGTAAGAGAACCATCACCTTTGCCTGCAACAACAGGTTGTTCATCGTCTGTTTCACCGATCTGCTCGCCAACTCTACAATCGTAACTATATGTACTTGCTTGAGACATGGGAAAGAAATCGACAGTGTTCCGCTGTCGAATTAACTGTTTAAAAATTTATGCAACCGTGGGGCGAGAAAGAATATTATTTCATTCTTGCATATATTCGGATTCTATCTCGAGTTGCGTTTCATCGAATGATATGCTAACGCCAAGTTCGGTCGTATACCGCTCATCAGCCGCAACGCGGTGTTTAACACCATTCACTTCATACGTGATAGGTGGCATATCGCTGTTTTCGAACACACCATTACAAGCCATTACTGATTTGATATAATCGTATGGGAGAATGTATGGCTCTCCTTTGATTGTGATATTTCCTTCAGTTTCTTCTTCGAGATGTTTTCTAAATTCCTTCTTTGCTTCCCGAATTGTGTCTTCAAGTACTTTTGTATCAGCTTCTACAACAGGACCAGAATACTCATACCCACCTGTCCGCTCGAGTAGCGGTGGGTACGTCACTTTCACTCGAGCAAAACGTGAAGATGTCCACGCACTTGGACGATAGCTCCCCTCCTCCACACTTCTTGTCATGGCTTCCATGTGCGATTCACCATACACTTCTAACGTGTTGAATGGTTTAATGTCGTAGAGAGCCTGATTCTCGAGGGTGGTTATTGTCGCGAAGGCATCACGATCAGTTATGTCACTTATATCGCCAGTTGCATCGCCTGCTTCTTTCCACTCCTCGTCGGAAAACAATCTACGACTGAAGGCACCAATATCAGTGTCTTCACTTGGCTCTCCAAGACCAGCATTCGTGTTATCGAAAAGGAGAACTGGTCCCTGCTCGCTCGGTTCAAAGTGCCACTTCCCATCAAGCCTTCCAGCAAACCAATTTAGAAGATCAACCATATTATTACGATTCATCTGGAAGTGTTTTTGGCCACCTCTAATTCCGCTGGTTATGTCAGTGCCAAACGCCCAATCAAATATATCGTCGACAAGATCGTCAACGTTGAGTTGGAATTGACCTACAACTGGTAGATCGCCAGTAAGTGCAAAGTCTTCCGAACGAGCTTCGTTTCCACCGAGGTTGGACGTATCTTCTTTCTCCGCTTTAACCGACTGAATACCAGCAATATACGTTTTCACGTCGTCAAAAATGGTACGACGTTGAATACCAACAGGACGTGACGCTTCATCAACTCCATCAATGGCGAAGTTAATAACTTGCTCTATCGTTGGTTCTTCATACGACTTGGAGACCTGAATGCCTCTCATTAGGTCCGCAGGGTCGTAGACCCACATTTTCATTGAACCATTCTGACTCGCTGGACCTACTCCACCCACGTAGCCATAGTGGGCTATCTGGTAGGTGTCATAATCATGATCGTAGAGATAGATCCTACATTCGTCGTACTCGTCTCCATCGGTCTGGAAACCATTGATATACTGAATGATAGATTCGCCATCCCATTCAGCGGGGAATTCAACCTTTGCAGTGCGGGTGATATCCGCTGGACCATCTTTGTTGATCCACAACTCACAGAGCGTTATCGGAATTCGGACCCATTCGTCGCCATCTTTAATCTCCACTCGAGCCTCAGCCTTTTTTGGCGGGTTTTCTGACTTTGTAGAGAGGTCGCGAACGAGACTTTGAGTAGTGAGATTGTCTGGATCGACGTATTCTGAGAGATTGAAATCCTGTCTCCGAGCACCAGTGAAACTCTCCTCGTGTTCGGCGGAAACTGTTATTCCAAGTTGATCTTTCTCAAGATCAAGCTCTTCAGTTTCAACTTTCAGTTCTATGTGTGCTCTGTATCTATTGTAGCTAAGTTGCTCACTTGAAATGACACTGGCAGTTGCGTCGTCACTTGGATTCACACCACTTCCACTATAGACAGCACTTGTCACGTCAGCAGGACAGTTACTTACATCAACATAGAACCGATAAGTTTCCTCTTGGAGTAGTGGATTTTCCCACTTCCCAAGTAGGTTAACAGACTCTAATTGTAGAAATTCGACCATATTTATTTAAATTCCTTAGACCCCTCTTCATTTTCAGTGTCGTTCTCAGAACGGTACTCTGTCTCACCGCAAACAGTGGTGATTTCATCCATTAGAATTGAGATGTGCTGATATTGATTCCACCGTTGGTTGTTCGGTTCACCTCACCCCGATTCTGCTTATGGCGTTCTTCTTGCTCCGCACTCGTTTTCCCCTTCAAAACACGAGTATCAACGAGAGTCTGTCGAACTTCACTCGAGCGGATATTGGCGGTAGAAAAATTCTCGGCCAGAATATCAGCCATTTCGCTGATAGAGAGACCATGTTCAAGATAGAGGATTGACAAGAAAAGCGGGTTCTGTGGATCGATCATGTCCTCTGGTAGCTCGTCGCCAAGAAGTTGGTCAAGACGGGAAACAGATACATCAAAACTCCCGCCTGTTGGAAGGTCAATCCCGTGAAGCTCCGCAGCTTTATCCACAACTCCTACATCCACGTTCAATTCGGCGGCTATCTCTTCCTTGTCATGGATACTCCCATGATTAGCGAGTTTTTCGATGTCGTTGTTACTGGGTCTCAACAACTCCCCTTCATCTGGGTAATCACTATATCCGCGTTCTAAGAGGGGCAATTCAGTCTGAAAGCCAACTATCTCTCTATCAGACAGAATCTCTTCTACGTCGTCTGAACGCCCTTCTTTTGCCTTTCCATCCCGCTTTCTCCCCTCGATAATGTCCTTCGCTTCAATCATATTAATATTCACTCCTTGGAACTGCGTAAAATGCCTTCTCTGTCGCACAATCAACTGCAAGAAACTGGCTGCCAGATTCTAACTCAATTTCTCCCTCATCAACAGCCAGAATTACGTATTCAGTTATCTCTCCAATACCACCTACTCCAATGTGAAGTGTGCCATATCCCAACTGTGGGCTACCAAGTCTATCAGTGGTGATCCGCTTGATGTTACTTGGCAACTCGACGATTTTCCCGCTCTCGGGTTTGAAATCAGTTGAATAGATTTCTGTAGCCATTCTTAGACTTCCTCAAGATACTCGAAACTGGTTGAGTCAAAATTAAGAACTAACACATCAGTGGCGATAGGGGGCTGTGGGTTGTTACCCGCCAATTCCCTACGACGTGTATAGGTTGCAGTAGTTTCACTTTCATCTTCAACCACATACAACCATTCTCCACTAACATGGATCGCACTTTCAGTAATGTTTGTAGGTAGTTCGATACTCTCTCCCTCGCTAACTCGATATTTATTGATAGCAGCCATTATTAGAAAATTTCCTCAATCGTTTCTTCACCCTCTTCACGCAGTAGGGCCTTGCAACCCTCTTCAATTACCTTTCCTTGGGGAACGAAACTATCCCCGTAAATCAGGTGCTTGGTGGTCTTAACGACGAACTTTTCGCGTTCTGAGACTCGTACGGTCTTATCTCGACTTGCCATAATTGTGTAGCACAGACAGCATGACAGTTCACCCGTTTAGATCACCAATTCTCTCGTACATTGGTGATTCACTGGCTAACTCGAGTGATTGGGTCAGCCAATTTCATAGGTCGCTCTGTCCTACTGCCTCTATTATGTGACTAATTACAGGTAAATTCGAATACTTATAAAATCGGGGTGAAAGTGAAAACAACAGCCATGCAGTCTTGCGATTTGGCCTGAAAAACCGAAAGAGGTAGTGATTCGGTAACTATCTGGTATTCATTTGGGGAGTTATTGGTGATATGAAATTAAGTGAAAGTACTCGAGAGAGGGAAGTACCGATGCAGTCCATGATGGCGGAAAACGAACGTGCAGCAGTTCGAAGTGGCTACGAATACGCGCAGGATCTTGCAAGCGGGGTAGCAGACCAATTCCCCAATGGAACAAAGATCAATCCGAGGGAAGAGATTCTCTGGGCGGCAGAACAGGTGACTGACGATCCTCAAGAGCGGAATGAACTTCTACCATACGTGTGTTATGGATTCCAGCAAGGTACTCTCGATCGACTGTATAAGGGGATAGATCGATATCGGTTGTAGGGACATGGGGATAGTGTAGTAACGGAAAGGTAGTTTTTCGCGCTGATATCCTCCTATTTTCGCGGACGGCCATGCCTTGCTTGAGCGCACGCACGTAAGGGCCAGAATCTCATTAGGAGGGATATCGCAGAAACAACAGTGAATGCAATTCACATTCTAAGAAGACTTTTCCATTCGGTACCCTGTCACTCTGATATGGAAAGGAGAAAGGTACTCACAGCATTCGGTACTGTCCTGGTTAGTGGATGTCTCTCGAGTAGCAGTAATGAAGGTAATGGGAATGGTGAGCAACAGGAAGATCCTGTGATGAACGCAGAGTATGTTGGGACCACTGAAGAGCACAATGAGACTGCAATCGAATCAGTCGAATATTCAATCGATGGAGCTTGCAGGGCGACGATTTCTGTAGTTTTCGCAAATCAGAAACCAGCGGAAGGCTATATCGGAGTGAGATTGTATAGAAACGAGGAAGAGGTAGGTGCAACCAGCCAACAGTTGGGTAAATTCGGCGATAACACGACTGAGAATGTTGATTTGCAATACTGCGAGTTTGAAAAATATAACTCCTTCCGCTTAGCAGTACTTCAGCCTGAAGAGGAAAAAGAAAATCAATCCGAATAGGACACAGAAATTCCCTTAGAACCGCACCGCAACCACTACACTCCCCACCTTACTACAATACTATGAACTGTATCAACTTAATACTTACCCAAGTAGGTGAAGCTCTTCCTATGTCCATAGTTTGGCTCGAGGGACGTTTCGGTTTCAAGACGATGGAAACCATTCAGACAATCTTGAGACGGATCTATGAGTCTGCAATTGGCTTAGGAGATAATTGAGGGTTATTCCGCCATGGCTGTTCCAATACGTCGTTCAGTTGGCGCATGGAGATAGGGTTTGATCGCATTATAGCTATTCCACCCACCGATATTCATCATAGTACGGGCGTCAACAGTGTTTTCCCTTTCTGTGAGGTGGTAATTGGCCCATGAGCGGCGTAGATCATGGGAAGATACGTTGATCCATCTTTCATTATCAGTTTCCTCTGCTACGTCTTGAGCGGCTTCACGGACCCATCTACGGACTGACGATGCTGATACTGAGATAATTGATTCATCTTCATCCCGATCTCTTTCTCGAGTGAACTTAG from Natrinema versiforme includes these protein-coding regions:
- a CDS encoding uracil-DNA glycosylase family protein — encoded protein: MDEECTNCPALCETRTQVVHGYGDVGADFLFVGERPTARADETGIPFAGEGGSDGDGGLRRMLERLGLCDVTAPAQEPELENVYLTNLTRCRDPDRQPTDEEIGNCEPYLSAEIRMINPEILVPVGERALTELGVEYTTTPVEDLALPDDHAERIRGRGFELVPMIEPREQTDDQTQAWLEAFAELMATDYRQTKGRRGR
- a CDS encoding DUF5783 family protein: MTEFDPEKFEEKYVYYFEELEEAYSSAYQQLHGQYDSTVLKAIDRQVLSESEPFYEGNGEFRVELPENPQERVGAVADHEQFDAVLAELVDRIESELQRLFEFDGDA
- a CDS encoding Mrp/NBP35 family ATP-binding protein, which encodes MDEDAVRDHLRAVEDPELGDDIVSLGLVNDITVDGEQVDIDLALGAPYSPTESDIAAEVREVLTAEGLEPDLTASVPDRDDLTSEEQVLPNVKNVIAVASGKGGVGKSTVAVNLAAGLSQLGARVGLFDADVYGPNVPRMVDADEPPMATEDETLVPPEKYGVKLMSMAFLTGEDDPVIWRGPMVHKVITQLTEDVEWGHLDYLVVDLPPGTGDTQLTMLQTMPVTGAVIVTTPQDVALDDARKGLEMFAKHDTVVLGIAENMSTFACPDCGGEHDIFGSGGGEEFADEHELPFLGSIPLDPAVREGGDGGKPTVLKDADGTSDALRTITENVANNTGIVHRQGISQTRRSEAASPDR
- a CDS encoding translation initiation factor eIF-2B; amino-acid sequence: MIDETAEEIREMQTHSSSVVAVHAAQALEELVERDFATVEEYTRALERNGSVLRRANPSHASLQNAVREVVGDVTDADPDTVEAARRLTSEKIDEVVSRIESGKRLAAENAAEALEDGATILTHDYSSTVIQALEQATAAGKTFEVYVTEARPRYIGRKTARTLADLEGVETTLITDSAHGLYLEECDRVIVGMDCIVDDTLYNRVGTFPIAATAAQLDVPVTVLGSASKIVSEGFVFENEFRPGSEVMPEPADGFDVENPAYDATPVELLESVVTDEGRQEL
- a CDS encoding site-specific integrase, whose protein sequence is MVAIEEASSGRKKCWLNRDECKQLEQAAGRTDWQREIAIQFMTQCGLRSDEVPKVTLNDIRWSEEGDCWLFQVEGKNTDGGDPKMRDAWMPERVERNISKFTRERDRDEDESIISVSASSVRRWVREAAQDVAEETDNERWINVSSHDLRRSWANYHLTERENTVDARTMMNIGGWNSYNAIKPYLHAPTERRIGTAMAE